One region of Hoeflea sp. 108 genomic DNA includes:
- a CDS encoding small ribosomal subunit Rsm22 family protein, whose product MELPAALRAAVDRALEGVPLAELQRAADTLSVRYRAEVRDGRLHLSDEMYARAYLATRLPATFAAVRASLESAAELMPDFAPKTLFDVGAGPGTALWAAADCWSSLASARMLEASPSIREVGEALAAHSGLDSVEWTVADASKAIEAGKADLVTLAYVLDELSPAEGQALVGRLWAATEGLLVIVEPGTPAGWKRVMAVREQLVALGAHLVAPCPHSKPCPLVEPDWCHFSRRVARSRLHRLTKRGDVPWEDEKYIFLAASRQPAEAFGARVLAPAHGGSGKVGLKLCLADGSAEEKLVTKRDGDLFKRARRADWGDIL is encoded by the coding sequence ATGGAACTACCGGCAGCATTGCGGGCGGCGGTCGATCGGGCGCTGGAAGGCGTGCCGCTGGCCGAGTTGCAGCGTGCTGCCGACACGCTGTCCGTCCGCTACCGGGCCGAGGTGCGTGACGGCCGGCTGCATCTGTCGGACGAGATGTATGCCCGCGCCTATCTGGCGACGCGGCTGCCGGCAACCTTTGCAGCGGTCAGGGCCAGCCTCGAAAGCGCTGCCGAGCTGATGCCGGATTTTGCGCCGAAGACCCTGTTCGACGTCGGAGCAGGGCCGGGCACGGCACTCTGGGCCGCGGCCGATTGCTGGTCGTCGCTGGCATCCGCCAGGATGCTCGAGGCCAGTCCGTCGATCCGCGAGGTCGGCGAGGCGCTTGCAGCCCATTCCGGACTGGACAGCGTCGAATGGACGGTCGCCGACGCAAGCAAGGCCATCGAGGCGGGCAAGGCCGATCTGGTGACGCTTGCCTATGTGCTGGACGAGCTGTCGCCGGCGGAAGGGCAAGCGCTGGTCGGGCGGCTCTGGGCGGCGACGGAGGGCCTGCTTGTCATCGTAGAGCCCGGCACGCCGGCCGGATGGAAGCGTGTGATGGCCGTGCGCGAACAGCTGGTCGCGCTGGGCGCCCACTTGGTTGCGCCATGCCCGCATTCGAAACCATGTCCGCTTGTCGAGCCCGACTGGTGCCATTTCTCGCGCCGCGTCGCCCGTTCGCGCCTGCATCGTCTGACCAAGCGCGGCGATGTGCCGTGGGAGGACGAGAAGTATATTTTCCTCGCGGCATCCCGGCAGCCGGCGGAAGCCTTTGGCGCCCGGGTGCTAGCCCCAGCCCACGGCGGCTCAGGCAAGGTCGGCCTCAAGCTCTGCCTCGCCGACGGTTCGGCCGAGGAGAAGCTCGTGACCAAACGCGACGGCGATCTGTTCAAGCGCGCGCGCCGCGCCGACTGGGGCGACATTTTGTAA
- a CDS encoding M3 family metallopeptidase, with the protein MSATIDLARHPLTHWTGPLGLPDFNRIEDGDFGPVFDAALSAHSAEVEAIASNAEPATIANTLEALELAGEALDHVSSIFWCRAGAHTNDAIQAMEREISPKMARHFSEISMNEKLFARINDLYSRRASLGLDAEALRVLEKTWKGFVRSGAKLDPEGKKRLAAIQEELASLGAKFGQNVLADEKEWALFLDESDLAGLPEFVRGAMAQAAEMRGQKGKYAVTLSRSIYEPFTTFSERRDLREKAFRAFAGRGETGGTTDNAGVVRDTLRLRAEKAKLLGYDSYAALKLDDTMAKTPKAVMELLEPVWNKAREKAAADEAELQRLAARAGSNDKLAAWDWRFYQEKLRAEKYAFDEAELKPYLQLERIIDACFDVATRLFGITFKEVPGIAAWHPDARVFEVFNADGSKRGLFLADYFARPSKRSGAWMSSLQSGYKLGKGATPIIYNIMNFAKPAAGEPALLSLDEAKTLFHEFGHALHGMLTDVTWPSVSGTSVSRDFVELPSQLYEHWLTVPAVLEKHALHYKTGKAMPKELLDKMLAAKTFGAGFATVEFTSSALVDMAYHARPDAPADPVAFEAKTLGDLGMPEAIVMRHRTPHFLHVFSGEGYSAGYYSYMWSEVLDADAFAAFEETGDAFNADMAEKLRKHIYSAGGSADPEELYKAFRGKMPSPEAMMEKRGLV; encoded by the coding sequence ATGTCCGCCACGATCGATCTCGCGCGCCATCCGCTGACCCATTGGACCGGGCCGCTTGGCCTGCCCGACTTCAACAGGATCGAAGACGGCGATTTCGGGCCTGTGTTCGACGCAGCGCTTTCCGCGCATTCCGCCGAGGTCGAGGCGATCGCCAGCAATGCCGAGCCGGCGACGATCGCCAATACGCTCGAGGCGCTGGAGCTGGCAGGAGAGGCGCTCGACCATGTGTCGTCGATCTTCTGGTGCCGCGCCGGTGCCCACACCAATGATGCGATCCAGGCGATGGAACGCGAGATTTCGCCGAAAATGGCTCGGCACTTCTCGGAAATCTCGATGAACGAGAAGCTGTTTGCCCGCATAAACGACCTCTATTCCCGCCGCGCCTCGCTCGGTCTCGACGCCGAGGCACTGAGGGTGCTGGAAAAAACCTGGAAGGGCTTCGTCCGTTCGGGTGCCAAGCTCGACCCCGAAGGCAAGAAGCGCCTCGCTGCGATCCAGGAGGAGCTAGCCTCGCTCGGTGCGAAGTTCGGCCAGAACGTGCTCGCCGACGAGAAGGAATGGGCGCTGTTCCTCGACGAAAGCGACCTTGCCGGCCTGCCGGAATTCGTTCGCGGTGCGATGGCCCAGGCGGCGGAGATGCGCGGACAGAAGGGCAAATACGCCGTCACCCTGTCGCGTTCGATCTATGAACCCTTCACCACCTTCTCCGAGCGGCGCGACCTGCGCGAAAAGGCTTTCAGGGCCTTTGCCGGCCGTGGCGAGACGGGCGGGACCACCGACAATGCCGGTGTCGTGCGCGACACGCTCAGGCTGCGTGCCGAGAAGGCGAAGCTGCTCGGCTATGACAGCTATGCGGCGCTGAAGCTCGACGACACCATGGCGAAGACGCCGAAGGCCGTGATGGAGCTGCTCGAACCGGTGTGGAACAAGGCGCGCGAGAAGGCCGCCGCCGACGAGGCCGAGCTGCAGCGCCTGGCAGCCCGCGCCGGCAGCAACGACAAGCTTGCGGCATGGGACTGGCGTTTCTACCAGGAAAAGCTGCGCGCCGAGAAATACGCCTTCGACGAAGCCGAACTGAAGCCCTACCTCCAGCTCGAACGCATCATCGACGCCTGCTTCGACGTGGCCACCCGGCTGTTCGGCATCACCTTCAAGGAAGTGCCCGGCATTGCCGCTTGGCATCCCGATGCCAGGGTGTTCGAGGTGTTCAATGCCGACGGCAGCAAGCGGGGGCTGTTCCTGGCCGACTATTTCGCCCGTCCGTCCAAGCGCTCGGGTGCGTGGATGAGCTCGCTGCAGTCGGGCTACAAGCTCGGCAAGGGCGCTACGCCGATCATCTACAACATCATGAACTTCGCCAAGCCGGCCGCAGGCGAGCCGGCCCTTCTGTCGCTCGACGAGGCGAAGACGCTGTTCCACGAGTTCGGCCACGCGCTGCACGGCATGCTGACCGACGTCACCTGGCCGTCGGTATCGGGCACTTCGGTCAGCCGCGACTTCGTCGAACTACCGTCGCAGCTCTATGAACACTGGCTGACGGTGCCGGCGGTGCTGGAGAAGCACGCGCTGCATTACAAGACCGGCAAGGCGATGCCGAAGGAGCTGCTCGACAAGATGCTGGCGGCCAAGACCTTCGGCGCGGGCTTTGCCACCGTCGAGTTCACCTCATCGGCGCTGGTCGACATGGCTTACCACGCGCGCCCCGATGCGCCGGCCGACCCGGTTGCCTTCGAGGCAAAGACGCTTGGTGATCTTGGCATGCCTGAGGCCATCGTCATGCGCCACCGCACGCCGCATTTCCTGCATGTGTTCTCGGGCGAGGGCTATTCGGCCGGCTATTATTCCTACATGTGGTCGGAAGTGCTCGATGCCGACGCATTCGCCGCCTTCGAGGAAACCGGTGACGCTTTCAATGCCGACATGGCCGAGAAGCTGCGCAAGCACATCTATTCTGCAGGCGGTTCTGCCGATCCTGAGGAACTCTACAAGGCCTTCCGCGGCAAGATGCCGTCGCCCGAGGCGATGATGGAAAAGCGCGGTCTGGTTTAG
- a CDS encoding MarR family transcriptional regulator: MVNSSDTDTFGFIVNDIARLIRAEMDQRCADAGLGLTTGEGRVLLNVSRTGPIRQAALAERLGIEAMTLSGALDRLETKGFVERQPDPADRRAKLVTLTDAGTSVVAQIEPIASGIRSDAARGIDPDEWQRLLLALRAARANLVAARAETQSSESAAA; encoded by the coding sequence ATGGTCAATTCCAGTGACACCGACACCTTCGGCTTCATCGTAAACGACATTGCCCGGCTCATCCGTGCCGAGATGGACCAGCGCTGCGCCGATGCCGGCCTCGGCCTGACCACTGGCGAAGGCCGCGTCCTGCTCAATGTCAGCCGCACCGGTCCGATCCGCCAGGCAGCGCTCGCCGAACGCCTGGGCATCGAGGCGATGACGCTGAGCGGCGCGCTCGACCGTCTGGAAACCAAGGGCTTCGTCGAGCGCCAGCCCGATCCGGCCGACCGCCGTGCCAAGCTGGTGACGCTGACGGATGCGGGCACGTCAGTGGTCGCGCAGATCGAGCCCATCGCCTCGGGCATCCGCAGCGATGCCGCCCGCGGCATCGACCCCGACGAGTGGCAGCGCCTGCTCCTGGCATTGCGCGCCGCCCGCGCGAACCTCGTTGCAGCGCGCGCCGAAACCCAGTCCAGTGAGAGCGCGGCGGCATGA
- a CDS encoding multidrug effflux MFS transporter, with amino-acid sequence MNMRTDIAAAESVAAPEPIMSERRVSLIGGLMVAIGPISLALFTPAMPEIVNAFGTTEAAVKMTLSLYFGGFAFAQLVCGPLSDGFGRRPITLVFMAIYLAASVLALLAPNIETLVAARFLQGVGAAVGVSVSRAVVRDVFTHERSARIMNMIGILLALGPAIAPTLGGLTMEFFGWHAIFIVMVLLGVVVMLVTVFALRETVQRDLSRIRPGALFRSYGSLLSSPYFVLCSLVIAGTSGAIYTQATVLAFILMERVGLTATQFGLGMLMQTANFMLGALITRRLMPRFGAPRLVPVGLVFVALGSISMAVVLRLYEPTFLLVMGPIGIYAFGIAMVLPAMMTAALAPFPKNAGAASAMMGFFQMGAGLVGGTISAMIGDPVTALATVIPIMGLMAIVSWLTWSRLPEPSIMTRLK; translated from the coding sequence ATGAACATGCGTACTGACATCGCCGCCGCAGAGTCCGTAGCCGCGCCCGAACCGATCATGAGCGAGCGCCGGGTGTCGCTGATCGGCGGCCTGATGGTTGCCATCGGCCCGATCTCGCTCGCCCTGTTCACCCCGGCCATGCCGGAGATCGTCAACGCCTTCGGCACCACCGAAGCTGCTGTGAAGATGACGCTGTCGCTCTATTTCGGCGGTTTTGCCTTCGCCCAGCTCGTCTGCGGACCGCTGTCCGACGGTTTCGGCCGCCGTCCGATCACGCTCGTCTTCATGGCGATCTATCTCGCCGCCAGCGTGCTGGCGCTGCTCGCCCCCAACATCGAAACGCTGGTCGCCGCCCGCTTCCTGCAGGGTGTGGGTGCTGCGGTGGGCGTTTCGGTTTCCCGCGCGGTCGTCCGCGACGTCTTCACCCATGAGCGCTCCGCCCGCATCATGAACATGATCGGCATCCTGCTTGCCCTCGGACCTGCAATCGCGCCGACGCTGGGCGGCCTGACGATGGAGTTCTTCGGCTGGCATGCCATCTTCATCGTCATGGTGCTGCTGGGTGTCGTCGTTATGCTGGTGACGGTCTTCGCCCTGCGCGAAACGGTGCAGCGCGACCTGAGCCGCATTCGCCCCGGTGCTCTCTTCCGGTCCTACGGGTCGCTGCTGTCGAGCCCCTATTTCGTGCTCTGCAGTCTCGTCATCGCCGGCACCTCGGGCGCCATCTATACGCAAGCGACCGTGCTCGCCTTCATCCTGATGGAGCGTGTCGGCCTGACCGCAACGCAGTTCGGCCTGGGCATGCTGATGCAGACGGCCAACTTCATGCTCGGCGCGCTCATCACGCGCCGGCTGATGCCGCGCTTCGGCGCCCCGCGCCTTGTGCCTGTCGGTCTCGTCTTCGTCGCGCTTGGCTCGATCTCGATGGCCGTGGTGCTGCGCCTGTACGAGCCGACCTTCCTGCTCGTCATGGGTCCGATCGGCATTTACGCTTTCGGCATCGCCATGGTCCTGCCGGCAATGATGACGGCAGCCCTTGCGCCCTTCCCCAAGAATGCCGGCGCGGCATCGGCGATGATGGGCTTTTTCCAGATGGGCGCGGGCCTCGTCGGCGGTACGATCTCGGCGATGATCGGCGATCCGGTGACGGCGCTCGCCACCGTCATCCCGATCATGGGGCTGATGGCCATCGTCTCCTGGCTGACATGGAGCCGGTTACCCGAACCGTCCATCATGACTCGGCTGAAATAG
- a CDS encoding nuclear transport factor 2 family protein — MKTIQAMAAAVTMFAALEAVAQESVVDRWYDALLVADRAALSELLARDATIRLDDLGVTQTKEEFIASMDEWQTAVKGAKIRHRVESEMGDTVAVLACYDFPNNDMTMRETFTTKNGLIVANTQMTIGEDCDGI; from the coding sequence ATGAAGACGATCCAGGCGATGGCGGCTGCGGTTACCATGTTTGCGGCGCTGGAGGCTGTGGCGCAGGAAAGTGTCGTCGACCGCTGGTATGACGCGCTTTTGGTGGCCGACAGGGCCGCATTGTCCGAGCTTCTCGCCAGAGACGCCACCATCAGGCTCGACGATCTCGGCGTCACCCAGACCAAAGAGGAGTTCATCGCCTCGATGGACGAATGGCAGACGGCGGTCAAAGGCGCCAAGATCCGCCACAGAGTCGAGAGCGAGATGGGCGACACCGTCGCCGTGCTCGCCTGCTACGATTTTCCCAACAACGACATGACCATGCGCGAGACGTTCACCACCAAGAATGGCCTGATCGTCGCCAACACGCAGATGACCATCGGCGAGGATTGCGACGGCATCTAG
- a CDS encoding DUF429 domain-containing protein: MTVAGVDGCKAGWVAVIRRDAGMMPEAMVFSAFSELLAALPDDAIVAVDMPIGLPDFSGRGGRGPEALVRPLLGQRQSSVFSIPSRAAVYADTAEFTDLDAWYAAHRRASEVAFKTSEPPRGVSIQAFGIFSKIREIDALMVERPALRERVIESHPEVAFWRLNDERAMSLPKKIKGRVNPDGMEERKALLARVGHERGFLDRVPPRGAAEDDFLDACAMMLVADRHRRNETRSFPTPPGRDSYGIPVAIRA, from the coding sequence GTGACGGTTGCCGGCGTCGATGGCTGCAAGGCCGGCTGGGTCGCGGTGATCCGGCGTGACGCGGGAATGATGCCTGAGGCGATGGTGTTCTCAGCCTTCTCCGAACTGCTGGCGGCGTTGCCAGACGATGCGATTGTTGCTGTCGACATGCCGATCGGCCTGCCTGACTTTTCCGGTCGCGGCGGGCGCGGGCCTGAAGCACTGGTGCGGCCGTTGCTCGGCCAAAGGCAATCGAGCGTATTTTCGATCCCGTCGCGGGCCGCCGTCTATGCCGACACCGCTGAATTCACCGACCTCGACGCCTGGTATGCCGCCCATCGCCGTGCGAGCGAGGTGGCCTTCAAGACGTCGGAGCCGCCGCGCGGTGTGTCGATCCAGGCCTTTGGCATCTTCTCCAAGATCCGTGAGATCGACGCACTCATGGTCGAAAGGCCTGCGTTGCGCGAGCGGGTGATCGAGTCGCATCCCGAGGTGGCCTTCTGGCGGCTCAATGACGAGCGGGCGATGAGCCTGCCCAAGAAGATCAAGGGGAGGGTCAATCCTGATGGCATGGAAGAGCGCAAGGCGCTTCTGGCGCGCGTCGGCCATGAACGCGGCTTCCTCGACCGTGTGCCGCCGCGCGGTGCTGCCGAAGACGATTTCCTCGATGCCTGCGCCATGATGCTTGTTGCAGATCGGCACCGCCGGAACGAAACCCGTTCATTCCCGACGCCACCGGGGCGCGATAGCTATGGCATTCCAGTGGCCATCCGGGCTTAA
- the pdxY gene encoding pyridoxal kinase PdxY gives MSIEQSVAPRAVIVVSSHVARGSVGNRAAVFALETLGHPVWAVPTVVLPWHPGHGRATRIVPPTEQFAALMADLERAPWLGEVTAVLSGYLGEPGQVAAVASLVKAVKARNEKALYVCDPVIGDKGGLYVAEALAQGMRDQLLPLADIATPNRYELEWLTDTKLDDMRATMAAALAAPPPTMLVTSAPAMMASGTGNLLVTQTQALLAEHRTVDRPPNGLGDLSAAVFLARLLAGQPMAKALQSTTAAVYEILARTSKRGGDELQLETDAQSLSHPMAQVELRTLIHPSRSRKAGAEPGV, from the coding sequence ATGAGCATTGAACAGTCTGTTGCGCCACGCGCGGTCATCGTCGTGTCGAGCCATGTGGCGCGCGGATCGGTGGGCAACCGCGCGGCGGTGTTCGCGCTTGAGACGCTGGGCCATCCGGTGTGGGCGGTGCCGACCGTTGTTTTGCCCTGGCATCCTGGGCACGGCCGGGCCACCCGCATCGTGCCGCCGACCGAACAGTTCGCAGCGCTGATGGCCGATCTCGAACGGGCGCCGTGGCTCGGCGAGGTGACCGCGGTGCTGTCGGGCTATCTCGGCGAGCCTGGCCAGGTGGCGGCGGTCGCGTCGCTGGTAAAGGCAGTGAAGGCGCGTAACGAGAAAGCGCTTTACGTCTGTGATCCCGTCATCGGCGACAAGGGCGGGCTGTATGTCGCCGAGGCGTTGGCACAGGGCATGCGCGATCAACTGCTGCCGCTGGCCGACATCGCCACGCCGAACCGCTACGAGCTGGAATGGCTGACCGATACCAAGCTCGACGACATGCGCGCGACGATGGCGGCAGCGCTCGCCGCGCCGCCGCCGACAATGCTGGTGACGTCGGCGCCGGCGATGATGGCCAGTGGCACCGGCAACCTGCTTGTCACGCAGACGCAGGCACTTTTGGCAGAGCACCGTACCGTAGATCGGCCGCCCAACGGCCTGGGCGACCTCAGTGCCGCCGTGTTCCTTGCCCGCCTGCTTGCCGGCCAGCCGATGGCCAAGGCACTGCAGTCGACCACGGCGGCGGTCTACGAGATTCTGGCACGCACCTCCAAGCGTGGTGGCGACGAGCTGCAGCTCGAGACCGATGCACAGAGCCTGTCGCATCCGATGGCGCAGGTCGAACTTCGGACGCTCATCCACCCGTCGCGGAGCCGGAAAGCCGGCGCGGAACCAGGGGTGTGA
- a CDS encoding LemA family protein, with amino-acid sequence MQMRASSALPSFRLLPAFIFMMLAVPLLSACGYNTIPTQEEQAKAAWSEVLNQYQRRADLIPNLVETVKGYASHEKDTLEGVVEARAKATQVTVTPETLTDPNAFKAFQDNQAGLTSALSRLLAVVENYPDLKANQNFLALQAQLEGTENRIAVARRDYIEAVRVYNTTLKTFPSMIWNSLWFRNQPFQNFTVAEDKLEAPKVNFGTKQGG; translated from the coding sequence ATGCAGATGCGCGCTTCGTCGGCACTTCCTTCCTTCCGTCTCCTCCCGGCATTCATCTTCATGATGCTTGCCGTGCCGCTGCTTTCGGCTTGCGGCTACAACACCATCCCGACGCAGGAAGAACAGGCGAAGGCAGCCTGGAGCGAAGTGCTGAATCAGTACCAGCGCCGCGCCGACCTGATCCCGAACCTTGTGGAGACGGTGAAGGGTTATGCCTCGCACGAAAAGGACACGCTCGAAGGCGTCGTCGAGGCTCGCGCCAAGGCAACCCAGGTGACGGTCACGCCCGAAACGCTCACCGACCCCAACGCCTTCAAGGCATTCCAGGACAACCAGGCCGGCCTGACCAGCGCCCTGTCGCGCTTGCTCGCCGTGGTCGAAAACTACCCCGACCTCAAGGCCAACCAGAACTTCCTCGCCTTGCAGGCCCAGCTCGAAGGCACCGAAAATCGCATTGCAGTCGCCCGCCGCGACTACATCGAGGCCGTGCGCGTCTACAACACCACGCTCAAGACCTTCCCGTCGATGATCTGGAACTCGCTGTGGTTCCGCAACCAGCCGTTCCAGAATTTCACCGTCGCCGAAGACAAACTCGAAGCGCCAAAGGTGAATTTCGGCACCAAGCAGGGCGGCTGA
- a CDS encoding YgcG family protein, producing the protein MTLKAGAWTPPSGLPALLAFLLLLFAAPVFAAELPALTGRIVDDANIIDAATKAQLVQKLEAFQQKSSDQIVVATIPSLDGEEIEPYANRLFRTWKLGQAGEDNGVLLIVAPNDRRMRIEVGYGLEGSLTDLHTKLIIENTMVPAFRGGDFSGGISKAVDDIIMVIEGDGAELEARAKRNEQSQFSGLSEDDILMFVFIALWATLFVGGIAMAILPRIYGRKLGPGRYIWLGMTFNYNQRSGGGSGGWSSGGGGFSGGGGGWSSGGGGFSGGGGSSGGGGSSGSW; encoded by the coding sequence ATGACCTTGAAAGCGGGCGCCTGGACACCCCCTTCTGGCCTGCCGGCGCTTCTGGCGTTCCTGCTTCTGCTGTTCGCCGCCCCGGTTTTCGCCGCCGAACTCCCCGCCCTCACCGGCCGCATCGTTGACGACGCCAACATCATCGACGCCGCCACCAAGGCCCAACTCGTCCAGAAGCTCGAGGCCTTCCAGCAGAAATCCTCCGACCAGATCGTCGTCGCCACAATCCCGAGCCTCGATGGTGAGGAGATCGAACCCTACGCCAACCGCCTGTTCCGCACCTGGAAGCTCGGCCAGGCCGGCGAGGACAACGGCGTGCTGCTGATTGTCGCGCCCAATGACCGGCGCATGCGCATCGAGGTCGGCTACGGCCTCGAAGGTTCGCTCACCGACCTGCACACCAAGCTGATTATCGAAAACACAATGGTGCCCGCCTTCCGCGGCGGCGACTTTTCCGGCGGCATCTCCAAGGCCGTCGACGACATCATCATGGTCATCGAAGGCGACGGCGCTGAACTCGAGGCGCGCGCCAAGCGCAACGAACAGAGCCAGTTCTCGGGCCTCAGCGAAGACGACATCCTCATGTTCGTCTTCATAGCGCTTTGGGCGACGTTGTTCGTCGGCGGCATCGCCATGGCCATCCTGCCGCGTATTTATGGCCGCAAGCTCGGCCCCGGCCGCTACATCTGGCTGGGCATGACCTTCAACTACAACCAGCGCTCGGGCGGTGGTTCAGGCGGCTGGAGTTCCGGTGGCGGCGGCTTCTCGGGTGGAGGTGGTGGCTGGTCTTCGGGCGGCGGCGGCTTTTCCGGCGGGGGCGGCTCCTCCGGCGGCGGCGGCTCCTCGGGAAGCTGGTAG
- a CDS encoding TPM domain-containing protein: protein MSEPTLNPDDHARIAAAIRAAEAETSGEIYCVVARRSDGYFFPAAFATTLGIVLVSLAAAFALEHWWIAVRLSHFVAVQLLAIAAACALLWWLPGLRLWLVPRGLAYRASHANALRQFYARNVHLTTARTGVLVFVSLAERYAAVIADAGIDARVEQEKWDGVVRDLIDHARRDRLADGFVGAISSVGALLSQHFPVTTDDVNELDDHLVEI from the coding sequence ATGAGCGAACCGACCTTGAACCCTGACGACCACGCGCGCATCGCCGCAGCGATACGTGCGGCGGAGGCCGAGACCTCGGGCGAAATCTATTGCGTGGTCGCCCGCCGCAGCGACGGCTATTTTTTCCCCGCCGCCTTTGCAACGACACTCGGCATCGTGCTCGTCAGCCTCGCGGCGGCCTTTGCACTTGAACACTGGTGGATCGCGGTGCGCCTGTCGCACTTCGTAGCCGTGCAACTGCTCGCCATCGCCGCCGCCTGCGCGCTGCTTTGGTGGCTGCCCGGCCTCAGGCTGTGGCTGGTGCCGCGCGGCCTCGCCTATCGCGCATCGCACGCCAATGCGCTCAGGCAGTTCTATGCCCGCAACGTCCACCTGACCACGGCGCGGACAGGCGTGCTCGTCTTCGTTTCGCTCGCCGAGCGCTACGCCGCTGTTATCGCCGATGCCGGCATCGATGCCAGGGTCGAGCAGGAAAAATGGGACGGCGTGGTGCGCGATCTCATCGATCACGCCCGCCGCGATCGCCTCGCCGACGGCTTCGTCGGCGCCATATCGAGTGTCGGCGCCCTGCTGTCGCAGCATTTCCCCGTCACGACCGACGACGTCAACGAACTCGACGACCATCTCGTCGAAATCTGA
- a CDS encoding GNAT family N-acetyltransferase → MNTLTIDIRKAEPRDADAIAEVHHEAWRGAYAGIIPHRALTSMINRRGGEWWANAIRRAATVLVIEIGGKIAGYATLGRNRARELKQQGEIYELYLRPECQGIGLGSRLFSAARQRLSDHGLKGMVVWALEENENALAFYAGAGGRDIAEGVEVFDQKALKKVAFVWE, encoded by the coding sequence ATGAACACGCTGACAATCGACATCAGGAAAGCCGAACCCCGCGACGCGGATGCCATCGCCGAGGTCCATCACGAAGCATGGCGCGGCGCCTATGCCGGTATCATCCCGCATCGCGCCCTGACCTCGATGATCAATCGCCGCGGCGGCGAATGGTGGGCCAATGCGATCCGTCGCGCTGCAACCGTGCTGGTGATCGAGATCGGCGGCAAGATTGCCGGCTATGCCACGCTCGGTCGCAACCGCGCCCGCGAACTCAAGCAGCAGGGCGAGATCTACGAGCTTTACCTGCGTCCGGAATGCCAGGGCATCGGCCTCGGCAGCCGCCTGTTCTCCGCCGCCCGCCAGCGCCTTTCCGACCACGGTCTCAAGGGCATGGTGGTGTGGGCGCTTGAGGAGAATGAGAACGCGCTCGCCTTTTATGCCGGTGCCGGTGGCCGCGACATAGCCGAAGGCGTCGAGGTCTTCGACCAGAAAGCCCTCAAGAAGGTCGCTTTCGTCTGGGAGTGA
- the ppa gene encoding inorganic diphosphatase, with amino-acid sequence MRIDAISIGKNPPEDVNVIVEVPVGGQPIKYEMDKEAGTLVVDRFLYTPMTYPGNYGFVPHTLSGDGDPIDVLVCNTRQLIPGCVINVRPIGVLVMEDNAGEDEKVIAVPSPKLTRRYENVFNHTDLPEITLQQIEHFFAHYKDLEPGKWVKIGGWHDAAYAKKMIVEAIERANALKA; translated from the coding sequence ATGCGCATCGATGCGATTTCGATCGGCAAGAATCCGCCTGAAGACGTCAACGTCATCGTCGAGGTGCCCGTCGGCGGGCAGCCCATCAAGTACGAGATGGACAAGGAAGCCGGCACGCTGGTCGTCGACCGCTTCCTCTACACCCCGATGACCTATCCGGGTAACTACGGTTTCGTTCCGCATACGCTCTCGGGTGACGGCGACCCGATCGACGTGCTGGTCTGCAACACCCGCCAGCTCATCCCCGGCTGCGTCATCAACGTGCGCCCGATCGGCGTTCTGGTCATGGAAGACAATGCCGGCGAAGACGAGAAGGTCATCGCCGTGCCGTCGCCCAAGCTGACCCGCCGCTACGAAAATGTCTTCAACCACACCGACCTGCCGGAGATCACCCTCCAGCAGATCGAGCACTTCTTTGCCCATTACAAGGATCTCGAGCCCGGCAAGTGGGTCAAGATCGGCGGCTGGCACGATGCCGCTTATGCCAAGAAGATGATCGTCGAGGCCATCGAACGCGCCAACGCCCTGAAGGCCTGA
- a CDS encoding DUF167 family protein, translating to MSGFFRDRDDGVDLFVRLTPKSSKDAVEGVETTADGRSHLAARVRAVPEKGAANAALEKLLARALDIPRNSVSVVAGGTSRLKTVRVSGDPAELAKSVAALAKA from the coding sequence GTGTCCGGTTTCTTCCGCGACCGCGACGACGGCGTCGATCTGTTCGTCAGGCTGACGCCGAAATCGTCGAAGGATGCGGTTGAAGGCGTGGAGACGACCGCCGACGGGCGCAGCCATCTGGCGGCGCGGGTGAGGGCGGTGCCCGAAAAGGGCGCTGCCAATGCGGCGCTGGAGAAGCTGCTCGCCAGGGCGTTGGATATTCCCAGGAACTCCGTTTCAGTGGTCGCCGGCGGGACGTCGCGGCTCAAGACCGTGCGCGTTTCCGGCGATCCGGCCGAGTTGGCCAAGTCGGTGGCGGCCCTGGCAAAAGCCTGA